A region from the Arachis ipaensis cultivar K30076 chromosome B01, Araip1.1, whole genome shotgun sequence genome encodes:
- the LOC107617977 gene encoding 14 kDa proline-rich protein DC2.15 translates to MDFPRSSSSLALFVSINLLFFALASGCYTCSHPTQPKNPNSFFPFPNPNNNKGCPRDALKLGVCAKILNGPIGAVVGSPPDHPCCSVLDGLIDLEVAVCLCTAIKANILGIDLNIPISLSLLLNACEKTRPSDFQCS, encoded by the coding sequence ATGGATTTTCCTAGATCTTCAAGTTCTCTTGCTCTCTTTGTCTCCATcaacttgctcttctttgcacTAGCAAGTGGATGCTACACTTGTTCACACCCTACtcaacctaaaaaccctaactcATTTTTCCCTTTCCCAAACCCTAACAATAATAAGGGATGTCCAAGAGATGCATTGAAGCTTGGAGTATGTGCCAAGATTCTTAATGGACCCATCGGTGCTGTGGTGGGTTCGCCGCCGGACCATCCATGTTGCTCAGTGCTAGATGGACTCATTGACCTCGAAGTGGCGGTTTGCCTTTGCACAGCGATCAAAGCTAACATTCTTGGAATTGACCTTAATATCCCAATTTCACTTAGCTTGCTCCTTAATGCTTGCGAGAAGACTCGACCCTCTGACTTCCAATGCTCCTAA